Below is a genomic region from Zea mays cultivar B73 chromosome 9, Zm-B73-REFERENCE-NAM-5.0, whole genome shotgun sequence.
GACCACGCTCCCTTCTCTCTCAGGtgttctgctgcttcggcaactCGGTAGCTTCAACCCGGTTCCTGCTGCAGGACGAGTTCAACATCCAGACAACGCAGTGCGACAACTGCATCATCGTGCGTAGTCGCGGCCGGCCACGCGCGCCTCGATCCGTCTCCTGATGACTTGATCTGATCTTCCGAATCAGCTGACTCGACTGACGCTACTCATCTTCCTCGTCGTTGCAGGCCTTCATGTTCTTCCTGCAGCAGCTGGCCTGCATCTGCTCCCTGGTCGCCTGCATCGTCGGCAACAGCGAGCTCTCGGAGGCCGCGCACGTCATCTCCTGCATGTCGAATCTGGTCTACTGGACGTAAGCCTCTCTCGCTCGGTCCGCCGTAGGCCGTAGCCCCAGGTTCTAGCTCTAatccatcggtctttctaatcttgTGCTGCTCTGTTCTGTTCTTTCTGCAGGGTTTGCTCGTGCATGCAGGTAAATTGCACATCCACTTTTCATGGTATTCAGGTAATTCCCCCTTCCTGATTTGACGCTAGAAGGCTCACAATCTGGCATTGCCATCTCTGCATACTTCAGACGCAGCACAAGGTGGAGATGGACAAGAGGGACGGCACGTTGAACACCATGTCTGCGCCTCCGATGCAGCAGATGTCGCGTTGGTAGGTGCGAGTGAGATTATGTGCCGACCTCGATACGGAGGAGGGTAGCTGCTGGAGCTGGAGGCTATCAGCAATCTCCTACTCTGGTTAGGACGGTCCATTTTTCAGATTTGGGTGAGATACCATGGCTAGTGTGTAAACCATGTCCCGTTTGTTTGGGCAAATTTTCGTGTTTAATGAGTTGTGCATTTTTCACAACTTCTGTTATACCTCTTACGGCTAGATGCCGAAATTAGATATCCTAATAATTTATTTTAATTGACTACAATAGTATGTGCACTTGTATTTTATTTAGAAATGAGACGAGAGCAACGAGTGTAGAGGCTCAACTTATCCTCCGGGTGCTTTGTGCCTATTGAGTATCAAATTTGGCACTTTCCCTACTATTTTTTTTATCTCTTCGGCTCTACATCGTTTGAAAGCGTTTTGGCACAATACAACCCTACGATCTCTCCTACACGACGGAATCCCTCCCGGTAGGCGAGACCTAAGTTCACCTGAGAGCTATCTGCTGTTGTGGACGGTCAGTAGCCCTACCCCGGACCGTCCAGTACCTTGTAGAAAGGTCCCCAATGTCTTAACTCCCTATGAGATGGATCTAGGTATCATTAGTGTTTGGCATAAAAAGGTGCTAACACACTTTTTGACGACTTCGTTGGGGCAGAAGATCAGATCTA
It encodes:
- the LOC100281071 gene encoding uncharacterized protein isoform X1, which encodes MAGSQSQAMLEKMELRQSYRNVWHTDLTNAVAADLPWCCLSLWCGPCVSYMLRRRALYNDMSRYVCCAGYMPCSGKCGESQCPEVCLATEVFCCFGNSVASTRFLLQDEFNIQTTQCDNCIIAFMFFLQQLACICSLVACIVGNSELSEAAHVISCMSNLVYWTVCSCMQTQHKVEMDKRDGTLNTMSAPPMQQMSRW